GTATTTCCATTGAAAAGTTTATTTCTGTAATCATTTTTCGAGATGATAAGAGGAAGTCCATTCAGATTTAAGTTTTCTTCTCCAATGCGATATTTCCAATATTGTAGTAAGATTTTATTTACAAAGTTAACTCCCCTGCCCCCTTTTTTTAAGGCACAAAGAAATTTACAATTCTCTAAAACATTAATATACTGAATTATCTTTTCCTTTAAGGGTGATGTGTTTAAGGTATAGATGGAATTGTTTTCTAAAACCGGAACCAATTCCTGATAAAGTTCTTTAAGTTCATTACCTAAAAATATATCGAATATAGAATAGATTGCTCCGGTAAAAACTTCATTTGTAGAAACATTAGATAATAAATAGGTATCACGAAAGTCCGTTTTATGCTGAATCGGGCTTAGATTGGCATCCATAAATAGCTTTTCTTTATAGATAAGATTTTTTAATTCTAATGAATTATCCCCCTTATTTATTCTTTCAGCTACCGATAAAATACTTTCTTTAGCCGAACTATCCTTTTGCCTGTGAGATTTGTTTAAAATTACAATTTTATTTTCGAGTAAGCTTTTTCTTTCATCCTTAGAATTTAGATTCATATTCAAAAAATCTTTAGCTAGCTGACAGAGCTTTTTACTAAAGATTATCTCACCTTTAGGAAGTAGATCGGTTAAAACCGCACCTGCTTCTACAGAAGGAAGTTGAAATTTATCTCCAACCAGGATAAGCTGTGTATCAACACTCAAGGCTTCAATGAAGTAATTCATCATCGAAATATCCAGCATGGATACTTCATCTACTATTACGAGTTGGAAAGGTAGTTTGTTATCCCGATTAAAATTAAACTTTTCTTCATACGATTTATACTTCAGTACGGAATGTAAAGTCTGTCCCATAAGCAAAGATAAGTTTAAATTGGGTAAAGGAGACTGAAAATCTTCAATATTCTTAGTAATGGAATCGGAAAGCTTTTGGGCTGCCTTTCCGGTGGGAGCCGTTAAAAGAATATCATTTTCTGTATAGTAAGGATGTTTAAGCAGAAAAGAATATATGATTCTTGAAATGATTGTAGTTTTACCTGTACCGGGCCCACCCGAAATAATTAAGGTATTGACGTAATTTGAAAGTATACAGGCAAGAGACTGCTCGCGGTTTAGACTGTATACAGGTAAAGACTTTTCTAAGGATAAAAAATCACGAAATTCTTTATCTCTTAACTGTATATTGCTTTCAGTATGTAACCTTTCCTGAATATTCTCTTTTAATTGATAGGCATGAAAAAAATACTTTTGAAAATAAAGATATTTCTTTTTATTATACTCGTATAGGATTAAAAGTCTCTGCCTTGCAAGTTGAATGGAGTTTGGGTTCGCTTCGTAGTATTCTACCCATAACTCGCTCTCTTTATTTTGCAAAAAGAAGTTTCGAATCTCTAAAGCAACTTTTTCCACTATATCAGTAAGTTCAAACTTAGTAAGGAGTTCTTTTAGTGTTTCCGTATGTAATGATAAACAGATACTTCCATTATTTAAAAAATGATACAGTAACAACAGACTGATATGCAGAGAATAACTATCTTTATAGGTCGGAAAAAAAACTATAAGGTCTCGAATGCCAAGATAATCCGAAATACTCAAGGTCAAATTCCGAAAAGCACGACTGTAGAGTTCTTTTAACTCGGAAGAATTTCCACTGATTGTATGAATTACCTGTTGAATCGAAACAGGAATGTCGGCTGGTTTGGAACGAAGGGAAATCATTTACCGGTATTATCCTTAAGAACTTACCAGTAAACAGGGGATTTAAAAAAGGGAAAGAAAAAAAAGGAAAACTCCCATCCCTTTTGAGATGGGAGACTTTTAAACTACTTAAATAGTGTGATTCCACCTGTTGATGTTTGGCAGGTTGTAAATAGCGCTACTGTAGCAGCAGAGGTTTGAACCTTGTATTGTGGTAGATTGCAACCGGTATCGGCTACTACCTTTGCAACACAGGTTATAGCTGCATCATAATCTGCTTTTGTTGCTGTTACAGCCTTGGATTCGCAGGTAGCATAAACATCCACTCCGAAACCCGGAGCTGCACATTCATTCATTTTCCAGACCATAGCCTGACAGGACGCTTGTGCATCGGTTTGATTGGGCTCTAAGAGTCCGAGCATCAGGTAACGGTTTTGCTCATAGTCCTTTTGAGCATAGTTCCTGGAACAGCCTACTAAGCCTGCTATTAGTATTAAACTGAATAAGGTTAAACGATTCATTGCTTTTCTCATCTTTCTATTCTCCTTTATTAGAACTTCGCAACTATACCGAGAGTTGCACCATTCTGATAGCTTGCCGGTCTTCCACTTTCATCTACGAAGGGAGTTCCCATTCCCCAGTCTCTTCTCAGGTCTAATTTAACTATCATGTTTTCAGACCAGTTATAAGTGGGTGTAATAGTAAAAGTTCTTACTTGAGCACCGGTTCCCTTTTTGTCTCCATATCCACTTGTGCTTTTATAGGAAAGGTCGTATCTGTAAGAATCATTTCTGGTTACAGCCATTGAACCACCATACCTACTATCGTCAATGTATTCATAACGAAGTGCAAGTAAAAACTTCTCGGTAAAGGCATATTTTATCCAGGCACCATAAGTATTGTAAATACGTTTTACGTTTCTTCCATCACGGTTTACCAATAAACCACTTACAGTTGCTCCGGAATTAGTATTTGGTGCAGAAGCTCCCACTTTCTCTCCGTAGGTATAGTCCAGATCCACTGTCAGTTTATCAGTAGGTGTAATAGAAAGTATTACTTCATTCACGAACCAATGGTCATAAGTATAACTACCCGGTCTGGCTCCTGGCGTATTGGAAGGATAAGTCTGGTATATATATTCATCCATTGTCGTTCTTCTGGCAATAGCTTGATCCATTCCATAAATGGTGTTCCAGACAACTTTAAGTTGCTTTACAACCTGTCCGGAAAGCTGAGTTCCTACTGCTTTCGCTTTATTCGGACCATCTGCATATACGTGGTCACCTGTTTGTTGGTTGGCTGAATTGTAGCCGGTTCCCTGAACACTATTATACAGGAAGAAAGAAAAGCCCCAATCGTCGTTAATGCTTAAGGCAGCCCTTGCACCTGTATGAATAAAGGGGATTGTATTGAAGAAGATATAACCTATCGTATAGTTAGGGTTATCAACTGTTTCCAATAACTCATAACCAATATGGGTAGCCATCTTACCTACATCGACTGTTAAGCCGTTCATAACAGGAAAATAGAAAGAGACAAAACCTTCCTGCAACATATTCATGTTATTTGTATTGTTGGCATTACCATAGTTGTTTTCCTGGTGGGTCGTATTTTGACCGTTCATGAAGTTAATTCTGAAACCCCAGGGACTTGCCTTATCAGCAGTTTTTTGAAGCGCAAGTTCTACAGCGTTTACACCAAATTGTTTATTATAGGTAGCGAAAGCCCGGCTGGAATCATACTGGGCTCCCTGTTTGTTATTGGCTACATACTGGTAATAAACATCTACAAAACCAGAAAACTCTACCTGGTCATACCATTTTTTTTCAGCTTTCTTTTCTTCTTCTGCGATTACAGCAGTAGTAAAAAAGGCTGATAGAAGGATCCCAATTAAATAATTTGCTCTCTTTTTCATCTTCTATTCTCCTATTGCTTAAATTATAAAGCAAGTAGTGTACCAGTTAAAATTTCACTGCTTATATTTTTTACAAAAAAGTTATAATGATACTTATTTAAATTCTTTGTTAATTTATTAATCTTTCGATGCTTAATATTTAAGCATTTTTTATCCTGAAACCCGAATCCTAAACTTTCCTTGAAATCCCTTCTAAATTTTTGTACTACCTATATAAATTAGTGCTTAGTAAACTGATTGCTTAATTTATAGGCAAGTCTGCTTATTCTAATGGTTTATTCAACATGATCTTGACCGTTAAAGACAATATATAGAACCTGATCTGCATGAACTCTAAGGCAATTCAGGCTATTGAAGAACTCTTGAACCTGCTCAAGCTCGAAAAAGAAGCGGAAAGAAAAGAATATGAGTCTTTATTGAAGGATTTAAGCCTCACAGAAAGACAGGAAAGAGGTGTAAGCTGGTATCCCCTGATTATTCAGGAAACAGACTATAATTCCGGTGGTAAACCGGTTTTAAAGCTATCCAAGAAAAACTTTCTTGAGGTAGATAACCTGTTTAAACAGGGGGAAATGGTTCGTTTTTATAAAAATAAGACAGGTTCTGAGGATTCGGAAGAAAGCTACATTGGTATTGTTTCTTTTTCCAAAGAGGATAGAGTTCATATTATCCTTGAAGCTGAGGAGATGCCCGAATCCTTGGAGGATGGAAGGTTCGGTCTGGATTTATACTATAATGAGTATTCCTACAAGGAAATGGAGTATGCCCTGCAGGTCGTTCTTTCTGCCGACAATAACCGTCTTTCTGAATTTCGTAATCTATTAACCGGGCAAAAAAAGCCGGAGTTCAAGCACTTTCACAAAGAACTTCGAGAAAACCTGAACGAATCCCAGAACCGGGCCATACAACAAATTCATTCCTCTATAGACCTTTGCATTATTCACGGGCCTCCCGGTACCGGAAAGACTTTTACATTAGTCCGGGCTATAAAAGAGATTCTTGAACAGGAAGAGAAGCATTTGCTGGCCTGTGCGGCCAGTAATGCCGCCGTAGATCTTTTAGCAGAACATTTAAACGAACTGGGAGTAAATGTTACCCGGATAGGAAACCCCGTTCGCATTTCAGAAAAACTTTACGATTTAAGCCTTGAGAGTAAGATTCTAAAACATCAGGACTATAAAACCCTTAAAAAGTATAAGAACGAAGCCGGTAAAATTCGGCAGGAAGCTTTAAAGTTTGTGAAACACTTCGGACGGGCTGAGAGAGAAGAAAGAAAGGAAAAGCTAAATGAAGCTAAAGAAATCTGGAAAGAATCCCGGGTTTTAGAACGTAATATCATCGATGAAATCCTCGATAGAACAGATGTAGTCTGTAGTACCCTCGTGGGAGCCAATGACTACAGCCTGAAGGGAAGGAAATTTGGAACCGTTTTTATTGATGAGGCCAGTCAATGCCTCGAACCGGCCAACTGGATACCGATTTTAAAAGCCGGAAAACTTATCCTGGCCGGTGACCATTGCCAGCTTCCGGCGGTAATTAAGTCTAAAGAAGCAGCTGAAAAAGGTCTCTCTAAAAGTCTTTTTGAGAAATGTATGGAGTTTTTCCCGGAAGCTTCTGTCCTGCTGAATACACAGTACAGGATGAATGATTCCATTATGGGCTTTTCTAATCAGAAGTTTTACGAAGGAAAACTGGTTTCAGACCCTTCGGTAAAAGACCAAAGTCTTGGAGAGGGTTATTTAAGCTCGGAAAAGCTTATTTTTATAGATACAGCCGGCTGTGACTATTTAGAGAGTTTACAGGAAGAAACGAGGAGTTATTCCAATAAAGAAGAAGCCTTTTTATTAGAGAAGCTTTTAAAGCAGCTTCTGGAAGAAATGGAAGGAAAGCCTTTCAGTCTCGGAATTCTTTCTCCCTACCGGGAGCAGATTCGTTTTTTTCAGGACCTATTTCGAAAAACCCCCCTACCCCCTTCTCTGGATTTAGAAATCGATACCATTGATGCCTTTCAGGGCCGAGAAAAAGATATGATAGCCATAAGCCTGGTACGCTCGAACGAAGAAAGAGAAATAGGCTTTCTTGCAGACATTCGACGGATGAATGTGGCTATGACCAGGGCCAAAAAGCTGCTTTTGATTATCGGAGATAGCAGTACTATCTCAGCAGACCCTTTTTATGAGGATTTCATTTCTTACGTACAGGAGAAAAACTACTATAAAAGTGCCTGGGAATTTATGGACTGAAAAGTTTTTCTTTTTTCTTAGAGTTTGAGACATAAAAAAATTGACGACTTTCGGGCTTGGGACATAATTAATTCAATGTAAGTTCTTTTGTTAGGAGATAACTTTATGACCTTTGGGCAGATAATCCATAATAAACGATTAGAAAAAGAGATGGCATTAGGAGATTTTGCAAAAAAACTCGGTTGGACTACCGTCTATGTATCCGATATTGAGGAAGGAAGACGTCAGCCCCCTTCACGTGAAAAGCTTTTAGAAATGTGTAGTATTCTGGGAATTTCAAGAGAAGAGGTGAAACTTCCGGCTTACATGCTGTGAATCTATCATTCATTGATACCGGGGTCTTTATCTTCAAGTAAAAGATCCCGATTACCTTACCGACTTAATATTTTCTTCAGGTAGGTGAAAAAACCTATATGAAAACTGATTATTCTGAGAAACCCAGGTTTACTCATTCCATTTTTTTAGATTTACTCCTATATATGATGGGTTTTGGCCTTTTCATAGGTGTACTCTTTCCTCCACTGACAAGTCTTGTCACTCATCTGGATCAAAAAGAAATTTACACGTATAGTTTTTTTATTACCTGTATGTTTGCGGGATTTCTGGTCGGCATCTTAAATTATCTTCTGGTAAAGTTAATACTCGGAAATAAGTTTCGTCAGTTTCTCGATAAAATGGTTCAAATCAGAAACCGAATCAATTCAGATAATTCCATGGGAATTTGTGATGAAAAGGAATGCCTGATTCACATAAAATCTGATGATGAAATCGGAGCCTCTGCTGATAATTTTAATCAATTAGTTTTGTCATTATACAAAAGAATTAGGCTCGAAGATAGATTACTCGAAATAAACAACTTTGTTCATCATTATCTTGAAACTCGAAAACTGAGCCACTATGTTTTGGAAGAGCTCTGCAAGCAGGGAAACTTTCACGGAGGAATCTGCCTGATTCAAAATTCCCAGGAAGATAAATGGGAAGGCATATCGCATTACGGTTTAAGAGAAAGCGATTTGGACAAAGAGTATTTGTTCCATCCGGGCAGCATTGTAGATAGGGTTTTAGC
Above is a genomic segment from Leptospiraceae bacterium containing:
- the recD gene encoding exodeoxyribonuclease V subunit alpha produces the protein MISLRSKPADIPVSIQQVIHTISGNSSELKELYSRAFRNLTLSISDYLGIRDLIVFFPTYKDSYSLHISLLLLYHFLNNGSICLSLHTETLKELLTKFELTDIVEKVALEIRNFFLQNKESELWVEYYEANPNSIQLARQRLLILYEYNKKKYLYFQKYFFHAYQLKENIQERLHTESNIQLRDKEFRDFLSLEKSLPVYSLNREQSLACILSNYVNTLIISGGPGTGKTTIISRIIYSFLLKHPYYTENDILLTAPTGKAAQKLSDSITKNIEDFQSPLPNLNLSLLMGQTLHSVLKYKSYEEKFNFNRDNKLPFQLVIVDEVSMLDISMMNYFIEALSVDTQLILVGDKFQLPSVEAGAVLTDLLPKGEIIFSKKLCQLAKDFLNMNLNSKDERKSLLENKIVILNKSHRQKDSSAKESILSVAERINKGDNSLELKNLIYKEKLFMDANLSPIQHKTDFRDTYLLSNVSTNEVFTGAIYSIFDIFLGNELKELYQELVPVLENNSIYTLNTSPLKEKIIQYINVLENCKFLCALKKGGRGVNFVNKILLQYWKYRIGEENLNLNGLPLIISKNDYRNKLFNGNTGVGFYIQRTPYFLYINRGEIQFTPLQILTSYELAIAISIHKSQGSEYEDVTVLLPEEEGHSLLTRELLYTAITRAKKSAILISSESVLKSSIENQIIRETGFSVWENS
- a CDS encoding AAA family ATPase, giving the protein MNSKAIQAIEELLNLLKLEKEAERKEYESLLKDLSLTERQERGVSWYPLIIQETDYNSGGKPVLKLSKKNFLEVDNLFKQGEMVRFYKNKTGSEDSEESYIGIVSFSKEDRVHIILEAEEMPESLEDGRFGLDLYYNEYSYKEMEYALQVVLSADNNRLSEFRNLLTGQKKPEFKHFHKELRENLNESQNRAIQQIHSSIDLCIIHGPPGTGKTFTLVRAIKEILEQEEKHLLACAASNAAVDLLAEHLNELGVNVTRIGNPVRISEKLYDLSLESKILKHQDYKTLKKYKNEAGKIRQEALKFVKHFGRAEREERKEKLNEAKEIWKESRVLERNIIDEILDRTDVVCSTLVGANDYSLKGRKFGTVFIDEASQCLEPANWIPILKAGKLILAGDHCQLPAVIKSKEAAEKGLSKSLFEKCMEFFPEASVLLNTQYRMNDSIMGFSNQKFYEGKLVSDPSVKDQSLGEGYLSSEKLIFIDTAGCDYLESLQEETRSYSNKEEAFLLEKLLKQLLEEMEGKPFSLGILSPYREQIRFFQDLFRKTPLPPSLDLEIDTIDAFQGREKDMIAISLVRSNEEREIGFLADIRRMNVAMTRAKKLLLIIGDSSTISADPFYEDFISYVQEKNYYKSAWEFMD
- a CDS encoding helix-turn-helix domain-containing protein, producing MTFGQIIHNKRLEKEMALGDFAKKLGWTTVYVSDIEEGRRQPPSREKLLEMCSILGISREEVKLPAYML
- a CDS encoding porin produces the protein MKKRANYLIGILLSAFFTTAVIAEEEKKAEKKWYDQVEFSGFVDVYYQYVANNKQGAQYDSSRAFATYNKQFGVNAVELALQKTADKASPWGFRINFMNGQNTTHQENNYGNANNTNNMNMLQEGFVSFYFPVMNGLTVDVGKMATHIGYELLETVDNPNYTIGYIFFNTIPFIHTGARAALSINDDWGFSFFLYNSVQGTGYNSANQQTGDHVYADGPNKAKAVGTQLSGQVVKQLKVVWNTIYGMDQAIARRTTMDEYIYQTYPSNTPGARPGSYTYDHWFVNEVILSITPTDKLTVDLDYTYGEKVGASAPNTNSGATVSGLLVNRDGRNVKRIYNTYGAWIKYAFTEKFLLALRYEYIDDSRYGGSMAVTRNDSYRYDLSYKSTSGYGDKKGTGAQVRTFTITPTYNWSENMIVKLDLRRDWGMGTPFVDESGRPASYQNGATLGIVAKF